DNA from Arthrobacter sp. PvP023:
GCGCACTCAATGGCCAGCTTGGCACCCTCGCGGCCACCAATATCGACGCCCTGCACATCGACGTCTTCAAGGGCGCGGTTCCCTCCGCAGCGGCACTCGCTGCACTGGGCAGCAAGACCCTGGTCGCCGGCGTCGTTGACGGCCACAACATCTGGCGCAACGATCTCGCCGCCTCTGCGGAGAAGATCGCCGAACTGAAGAAGTCCGTGGCCAAGCTCGCGGTCAGCACCTCCACCTCCACCCAGCACGTCCCGCACGACGTCGAGGAAGAGACCCAGCTGTCCGAGCAGCTCCGCAGCTGGCTGGCATTCGCCGACCAGAAGGCCGTTGAAGTGGCAACCCTCGCCGGCCTGCTGACGGATGCCGCCGGTGTTGAAACAAACACAGTGCAGCAGGCCATCGACGAAGCCACCCGCATCATCGCGTCCCGCGCCGCCGCCGAGGGTGTGCAGCGCGCCGATGTCCGGGCCCGCACCGCCGCCCTGACCCCGGCCGACTTCAACCGCTCCGAGTACTCGGTCCGAGAAGCAGCCCAGGAAGAGGCCCTGCACCTGCCGCCGCTGCCCACCACCACCATCGGCTCCTTCCCGCAGACCTCCGAAATCCGTTCCGCCCGCGCCCGTAACAACAAGGGCGACCTCACCGACGAGCAGTACGAGCAGCTCATGAAGGACGAGATCAAGCGCGTTGTGGAGCTCCAGGAAGAGCTCGGCTACGACGTCCTGGTCCACGGCGAGCCCGAGCGCAACGACATGGTCCAGTACTTCGCCGAGAACCTGGAAGGCTTCGACGTCACGGTCCACGGCTGGGTCCAGTCCTACGGCTCACGCTGCACCCGTCCGTCCATCCTGTGGGGCGACGTCACCCGCAGCGCCCCCATCACGGTGAAGTGGGCCGAGTACGCCCAGTCGCTGACCAGCAAACCGATGAAGGGCATGCTCACCGGTCCGGTCACCATCCTGGCCTGGTCCTTCGTCCGCGACGACCAGCCGCTGGGCGAAACCGCCAACCAGGTCGGCCTGGCCCTGCGCGACGAAATCGCCGACCTCGAAGCAGCCGGCATCAAGGTCATCCAGGTGGACGAGCCCGCACTGCGCGAACTCCTTCCCCTGCGCAAAGCCGACCAGGCCGCGTACCTGGACTGGTCCGTCAACTCGTTCCGCCTGGCCACTGCCGGTGCTGCCGATTCCACGCAGATCCACACCCACCTGTGCTACTCGGAGTTCGGCGCCATCATCGACGCGATCGACGGACTGGATGCTGACGTCACCTCGATCGAGGCCGCACGCTCCCGCATGGAAGTTGTCCACGACCTCGAGTCCCACGGCTTCGGCCGCGGCGTTGGCCCGGGCGTCTACGACATCCACTCGCCGCGCGTCCCGGGTGAGCAGGAAGTCACCGAGCTGCTCAGCACCGCCGTGAAGCACGTCCCGTCCCGCCAGCTCTGGGTCAACCCGGACTGCGGCCTGAAGACCCGCGGCTACGCAGAGACCGAAGAGTCCCTGCGTAACCTCGTCGCGGCCACCAAGACGGTCCGCGCTGAACTGCTCGAAGCAGCCAGGTAACAACCACTGACTAAAGCACGACGGCGCCCGGTCACTTTTTAGGTGACCGGGCGCCGTCGTCGTTAATCACGCATCGACTGCTGAGCAACTGCCCTTTTGACCGCTCAAAAGGGCGCCCACGGAGCAGTCGATTTAGGACTCCCAGACGATTTCGTCGTCGACGACGCCGTCTTCATCCGCGGAGGCCACCAGGACTTCGTCAGTGAAATGCTCGCCCAGGGTGAAGTCGAGGACAAAGTAGCGTTCAGGCTGGCCGGGGTAGATTCCCACGTGGCCGAGTTTCAGGGCCTTCAGGAACACCGCATTCGTCAGCTGGCTTTTGTCTTCCACGCCGAAGACCTTCTTGAGGTGCTCATCCTTGATGGCGTTGCAGTGGAAGTGCCGGTACTCCTGGGGGCTGGTGCCCTCCTGTTCCAGCTCCTCGGCGATCATGTCCCGCACCTGGTCCACGAGCTCGGGCAGGTACCGCAGCCGGTAGTCCACCTTGTGCATGGCCGCCTCGTCGAAGTGGTCGTGCGCATTGATGTTGAGGTCCAGCTCAACCGGCTGCCCGCCCAGTTCATGCTTCGCTGCAATGTTGTGGTCCCGGCCGTGGTTAAGCTCGATCTCACCAAAGAGCCGGCTCGCTACCTTGTTCATATGTTCAACATAGTCCTCTCGGGCAGTCCATTCCAGCATCAGGGATTTTTATCTGGCGCCGGACCCCCGGTCCATAACCCTCGTTGCGTCCTTGCCCGGGTACATTGATCGGATGCTTACTGCCGCTGCCGCCGTCGCCCGATCCCGAGAACTGTTCGACAGCGGGGTGAGCCGCCCGCTGGCCTGGCGGCTCGAACAGCTGGGCAATCTGCGCAGGATGCTGACTGAACACCGGGAGGATTTTGCCGCTGCGCTGCTCAGCGATCTGGGCAAGCACCGCAGCGAGTCCCAGCTGACCGAGATCGGTTTTGTGACCGCGGAAGTGGCCCACCTGGAGCGGCATCTTGCGGGCTGGCTTCGGCGCCGCCGGGTGGACGTTCCGC
Protein-coding regions in this window:
- the metE gene encoding 5-methyltetrahydropteroyltriglutamate--homocysteine S-methyltransferase; this encodes MTEQNTPAVTTPFPSASILGYPRIGRRRELKKAVEAYWAGKIDAAALDAAAKEIQLGTAKRLQGLGLTEAAAVPGTFSFYDQVLDAAAHLGAVPARFGNLLNAEGQLDIDGYFTLARGTKDEQPLEMTKWFDTNYHYLVPEIGPETKFALTSNRIVEEFEYALANGVETRPYIVGPVTFLLLSKASDDAPAGFSPLSRLEDVLPVYTALLEKLAAAGASWIQLDEPALVVDQDTSAEAIQAAVARSYEVLSAAARRPQLFVSTPYGALNGQLGTLAATNIDALHIDVFKGAVPSAAALAALGSKTLVAGVVDGHNIWRNDLAASAEKIAELKKSVAKLAVSTSTSTQHVPHDVEEETQLSEQLRSWLAFADQKAVEVATLAGLLTDAAGVETNTVQQAIDEATRIIASRAAAEGVQRADVRARTAALTPADFNRSEYSVREAAQEEALHLPPLPTTTIGSFPQTSEIRSARARNNKGDLTDEQYEQLMKDEIKRVVELQEELGYDVLVHGEPERNDMVQYFAENLEGFDVTVHGWVQSYGSRCTRPSILWGDVTRSAPITVKWAEYAQSLTSKPMKGMLTGPVTILAWSFVRDDQPLGETANQVGLALRDEIADLEAAGIKVIQVDEPALRELLPLRKADQAAYLDWSVNSFRLATAGAADSTQIHTHLCYSEFGAIIDAIDGLDADVTSIEAARSRMEVVHDLESHGFGRGVGPGVYDIHSPRVPGEQEVTELLSTAVKHVPSRQLWVNPDCGLKTRGYAETEESLRNLVAATKTVRAELLEAAR
- a CDS encoding DUF2004 domain-containing protein is translated as MNKVASRLFGEIELNHGRDHNIAAKHELGGQPVELDLNINAHDHFDEAAMHKVDYRLRYLPELVDQVRDMIAEELEQEGTSPQEYRHFHCNAIKDEHLKKVFGVEDKSQLTNAVFLKALKLGHVGIYPGQPERYFVLDFTLGEHFTDEVLVASADEDGVVDDEIVWES